A genomic region of Lachnoclostridium edouardi contains the following coding sequences:
- a CDS encoding ATP-binding protein translates to MMTEIALNILDVAENSTRAGASLVTIRVEADTEKDALTVVIKDNGCGMTEEQVNHVTDPFFTTRTTRKVGLGVPFFKYAAESTGGSFTIQSEVGTGTVVTAVFVLSHIDRMPLGDITSTIHTLVVYHPDIDFCYTYQFDNKSFTLDTREFRQILGGVPLNTPEVSEYIMDYLTENKTETDSGTVL, encoded by the coding sequence ATGATGACGGAAATCGCTCTTAACATACTGGACGTAGCAGAAAATTCCACCAGAGCCGGGGCTTCCCTGGTTACAATCCGCGTGGAGGCAGACACTGAGAAGGACGCTTTAACCGTAGTAATTAAAGATAATGGCTGCGGTATGACAGAGGAACAGGTAAATCATGTAACTGATCCGTTTTTTACTACCAGAACTACCAGAAAAGTAGGGCTGGGGGTCCCTTTCTTTAAATATGCGGCGGAAAGCACAGGCGGTTCCTTTACCATTCAGTCTGAAGTAGGAACAGGCACTGTGGTCACTGCTGTATTTGTCCTTTCTCACATCGACCGGATGCCTTTGGGAGATATTACTTCTACTATACATACCTTAGTTGTGTATCACCCGGATATTGATTTTTGCTACACATATCAGTTTGATAATAAGTCGTTTACCTTAGATACCAGAGAGTTCCGCCAGATTTTAGGCGGCGTTCCTTTAAATACTCCAGAGGTATCTGAATATA